One stretch of Bacillota bacterium DNA includes these proteins:
- a CDS encoding lipopolysaccharide assembly protein LapA domain-containing protein: protein MHMEGMGEFPVIVLAVAFVLVFLAIAAFALQNPELVSVSFLAWTWQLDVGRLVVIFAVAGATAASLLLGADDVRVRVRARQLSRQIHRLEARLAGVEAERDRLSSQLDGIAREGEAEAAPQGDTGRAPGAPAARSDPQDGGY from the coding sequence GTGCACATGGAGGGGATGGGAGAGTTCCCCGTGATAGTGCTGGCGGTGGCTTTTGTGCTGGTGTTCCTTGCGATCGCAGCTTTTGCGCTGCAGAACCCCGAGCTTGTATCGGTCAGCTTTCTTGCGTGGACCTGGCAGCTCGACGTGGGCCGTTTGGTGGTCATCTTCGCGGTGGCGGGCGCCACCGCCGCCTCTTTGTTGCTGGGGGCCGACGACGTGAGGGTGCGCGTGAGGGCGCGCCAGCTGTCGCGCCAGATCCACCGGCTCGAGGCCCGGCTTGCCGGCGTGGAGGCCGAGAGGGACCGCCTCTCCAGCCAGCTCGACGGGATCGCTCGGGAGGGTGAGGCCGAGGCCGCCCCCCAGGGAGACACCGGACGCGCTCCCGGCGCCCCCGCGGCGCGCAGCGACCCACAAGACGGCGGCTACTAA
- a CDS encoding adenine phosphoribosyltransferase, with product MDLKALIREIPDFPRPGVNFKDITTVMKDADALGYIIRTIGRRFRDERVEMVVGVESRGFALGAPLAYELGAGFVLIRKPGKLPAEKIRVEYELEYGRDALEIHKDALRARQRVLLVDDLLATGGTMGAAARLVQQLEAQIVGFAFLIELAFLGGRKRLESLGFDSDRILALVRYDA from the coding sequence ATGGACTTGAAGGCGTTGATCCGGGAGATCCCGGATTTCCCCCGTCCCGGCGTCAATTTCAAAGACATCACGACGGTGATGAAGGACGCGGACGCGCTGGGGTACATCATCCGCACCATAGGGCGCCGGTTCCGGGACGAGCGCGTGGAGATGGTGGTGGGCGTGGAGTCCCGGGGGTTCGCGCTGGGCGCGCCGCTGGCGTATGAGCTTGGTGCCGGCTTCGTACTGATCCGGAAGCCGGGCAAGCTCCCGGCGGAGAAAATCCGGGTGGAGTACGAGCTGGAGTACGGCCGTGACGCGCTTGAGATCCACAAAGACGCGCTGAGGGCGCGACAGCGGGTCCTGCTGGTCGATGACCTGCTGGCCACCGGCGGCACCATGGGCGCGGCGGCACGGCTCGTTCAACAACTGGAGGCGCAGATCGTCGGGTTTGCCTTCCTCATCGAGCTTGCCTTCCTCGGCGGTCGAAAGCGGCTGGAATCCCTGGGCTTTGATTCCGACCGGATCCTGGCGCTGGTGCGCTATGACGCGTAA
- the recJ gene encoding single-stranded-DNA-specific exonuclease RecJ, whose product MANGVDVLWEAPAPDPARARQLAGAVGLHPLIGQLLINRGITGPAEAAEFIRPGRPSGLPWRLPGVRAAAWRMLQAVRRGEPVVVYGDYDADGQTSTAILVRALRRLGAQVHHFIPHRLSQGYGLHQDVLLEMAERGVRLVVAVDCGLTAMKAVQEAARRGLDVVVVDHHEPGRRLPPAAAVVAAHRMAALPGGESMAAAGLAYHTARALLEFADRLTEADDAALVQLAAVGTVADVVPLTGENRAVVYEGLHQVRSRPLPGLAALARRASVEPSEVEAFHVAFILAPRLNAAGRVDDPAVGLSLLLAESDEEAQQAADRLEAANRTRQDMERRVLEEALAEAEAQLQASDPPVIVVAKEGWHPGVVGVVASRLVDRFARPAAVIAIEGEEARGSARSVPNLNLYEAMAACAPYFTRFGGHPMATGFSLAARDVSAFRAHLSEAISSRWSGPFVHRLELDAWVRLPDLSADLAHQFFLLEPHGEGNPRPVLACAGLELVEARPVGADGRHLRLVVRDPQTRAEATAIAFGRAAEWKDAVGAITSSGRRLDLAFTPRLGRFGEVELRAAHLRPAQELQGLPVFVWSRDGDAGAFPNAPTRAADMPAAGEVVAANRMGVQVEDRRGLADGSARALVEWLAAREGEGPGAQAGPIVVGVRDAASGVALCGAVWRAAPDFALHFAWAGGGDPVAGPDHLFSRGQVLVTWDPRVLYRVRPGGELVLWQLPFEPWRWGEACTGGGVRRIVLAFGEQDRREIEGRYLSAIPGVEELRQLYRLLAAQASVAGPALSYHLHDLASALGVLEPRLREHLSPALLDHALGVFEEIGVVGRDPETGRRVWKGAKMGVKLDLTRSSRYNELIRVRQFWQEALAGAFAGDAGRWWERWAAARERADTAS is encoded by the coding sequence GTGGCAAACGGCGTGGACGTGCTCTGGGAGGCCCCGGCGCCCGACCCCGCCCGTGCCCGGCAGCTTGCCGGTGCCGTGGGACTTCACCCGCTGATAGGGCAGCTTCTCATCAACCGGGGCATCACGGGTCCGGCGGAGGCGGCCGAGTTCATCCGACCGGGACGGCCTTCGGGGCTTCCGTGGCGGCTGCCGGGCGTCCGGGCGGCGGCGTGGCGTATGCTGCAGGCTGTACGCCGCGGCGAGCCCGTGGTCGTCTACGGCGACTACGACGCGGACGGCCAGACGTCGACGGCCATACTGGTGCGGGCGCTGAGGCGGCTTGGGGCGCAGGTTCACCATTTCATCCCGCACCGGCTGTCGCAGGGCTACGGGTTGCACCAGGACGTCCTGCTGGAGATGGCCGAACGGGGCGTGCGGCTGGTGGTGGCGGTCGACTGCGGGCTGACGGCCATGAAGGCGGTTCAGGAGGCGGCCCGGCGAGGTCTGGACGTGGTGGTGGTTGACCACCATGAGCCGGGGCGCCGGCTTCCCCCCGCGGCAGCGGTGGTGGCGGCCCACCGGATGGCAGCCCTGCCGGGCGGGGAGTCGATGGCGGCGGCGGGGCTCGCCTATCACACGGCCCGGGCGCTCTTGGAGTTCGCCGACCGGCTGACCGAGGCGGACGATGCGGCCCTCGTGCAGCTTGCAGCCGTGGGAACGGTCGCCGACGTCGTTCCCCTGACCGGCGAGAACCGCGCCGTGGTCTACGAGGGCCTGCACCAGGTGCGATCCCGGCCCCTGCCGGGACTGGCGGCGCTTGCCCGGCGCGCGAGCGTCGAGCCGTCGGAGGTCGAAGCGTTTCATGTCGCCTTCATCCTGGCGCCACGCCTGAACGCGGCGGGACGGGTGGACGACCCGGCGGTCGGGCTGTCGCTTCTGCTCGCCGAAAGCGACGAGGAGGCGCAGCAGGCCGCCGATCGCCTGGAGGCGGCCAACCGGACGCGCCAGGACATGGAGCGGCGCGTCCTGGAGGAGGCGCTGGCGGAGGCTGAGGCGCAGCTCCAGGCGTCGGACCCGCCCGTCATCGTCGTCGCAAAGGAGGGATGGCATCCCGGGGTAGTGGGCGTGGTGGCGTCACGGCTGGTCGACCGGTTTGCCCGCCCCGCCGCCGTCATCGCGATCGAGGGGGAGGAGGCGCGGGGTTCTGCCCGCAGCGTACCCAACCTCAACCTCTACGAGGCCATGGCCGCGTGCGCCCCGTACTTCACCCGGTTCGGCGGCCACCCGATGGCGACGGGCTTTTCGCTCGCTGCCCGCGACGTTTCCGCCTTCCGGGCGCATTTGAGCGAGGCCATCTCCAGCCGCTGGAGCGGCCCCTTCGTGCACCGCCTGGAACTGGACGCCTGGGTGCGGCTTCCGGACCTCAGTGCCGATCTGGCGCACCAGTTCTTTTTGCTCGAACCGCACGGCGAGGGTAACCCGCGCCCCGTCCTGGCGTGTGCCGGCCTGGAACTCGTCGAGGCGCGCCCGGTGGGTGCAGACGGGCGCCACCTGCGCCTCGTCGTGCGAGACCCCCAAACCAGGGCCGAGGCGACGGCCATCGCGTTCGGGCGGGCGGCGGAGTGGAAGGACGCCGTGGGCGCGATCACCTCGTCCGGGCGTCGGCTGGACCTCGCGTTCACCCCGCGGCTCGGCCGCTTTGGCGAGGTGGAGCTGCGCGCCGCACATTTGAGGCCGGCGCAGGAGCTTCAGGGCCTGCCGGTGTTCGTCTGGAGCCGCGACGGGGACGCGGGAGCCTTTCCGAACGCTCCAACACGCGCCGCCGACATGCCGGCCGCCGGTGAGGTGGTAGCGGCGAACCGGATGGGCGTCCAAGTGGAGGACCGGCGGGGGCTTGCCGACGGATCGGCGCGTGCCCTGGTGGAATGGCTCGCGGCCCGAGAGGGTGAGGGTCCAGGCGCCCAGGCCGGCCCTATCGTGGTGGGCGTGCGGGACGCCGCTTCGGGGGTGGCGCTGTGTGGGGCGGTGTGGAGGGCGGCCCCGGATTTCGCTCTCCACTTTGCGTGGGCGGGCGGCGGCGACCCCGTCGCGGGACCCGATCACCTGTTCAGCCGTGGCCAGGTGCTCGTGACGTGGGACCCCCGGGTGCTCTATCGGGTGAGGCCGGGCGGGGAACTGGTACTGTGGCAGCTGCCCTTTGAACCGTGGCGGTGGGGAGAGGCGTGCACCGGCGGCGGGGTTCGGCGGATCGTCCTGGCCTTCGGTGAGCAGGACCGGCGGGAGATCGAGGGGCGCTATCTCTCAGCCATCCCGGGCGTGGAGGAACTCCGCCAGCTGTACCGCCTCCTGGCCGCCCAGGCCAGCGTTGCCGGGCCCGCGCTTTCGTACCACCTGCACGATCTGGCGTCAGCCCTGGGGGTGCTGGAGCCGCGCTTGCGGGAGCACCTGTCGCCGGCCCTGCTGGACCACGCCCTGGGGGTCTTCGAAGAGATCGGGGTGGTGGGGCGGGACCCGGAGACGGGTAGGCGGGTGTGGAAGGGGGCGAAAATGGGCGTAAAGCTCGACTTGACGCGGTCTTCCCGGTATAATGAGCTCATCAGGGTTCGCCAGTTCTGGCAGGAGGCCCTGGCCGGCGCGTTTGCCGGTGACGCGGGCCGGTGGTGGGAGCGGTGGGCGGCGGCCCGGGAAAGGGCCGATACCGCGTCGTGA
- a CDS encoding bifunctional (p)ppGpp synthetase/guanosine-3',5'-bis(diphosphate) 3'-pyrophosphohydrolase, which produces MSNASTLAALDEPLQALIERIRAYNPPVDTDLLVRAYNFAAEAHEGQVRDSGESFFQHPVEVARILAELEVDVATVAAGLLHDVLEDTPVTVEELEKAFTPEIARLVDGVTKLSKIPFQSREAQQAENLRKMFLAMAEDLRVVLIKLADRLHNMRTLRHLPPERQRKVARETLEIYAPLAHRLGIWQLKWEMEDLALRYLDPTAYYQLVQAVAKKRTEREGELEEVMEILRARLAEMGITGRVQGRPKHFYSIYQKMRTQNRSLDEIYDLMAVRVLVDDVKACYAVLGMVHSLWKPIPGRFKDFIAMPKSNLYQSLHTSVIGPRGEPLEVQIRTQQMHDVAERGIAAHWLYKEKRSATAFDAKVAWLRQVMEWLREMKDPHEFMETLKIDLFEDEVFVFTPKGDVKNLPAGATPVDFAFSVHTDIGLHCAGAKVNGRLTSLDYRLKNGEIVEIITAKHAQPSQDWLNFVKTSKARSKIRSFLKEARREQSVERGRQLLEREARRYGIDLAEASRNDGIPQLARRYGLATPEDLYSAIGFGRISPVHALGRLVGREELLARLRQKRLESAGRLSRTTPASVGVTVEGADNLLIRFSKCCSPVPGDAIVGYVTRGRGISVHRADCPNVQSALEDPERRVEVRWNRVPGAVYPVDLHIEAHDRVNLLSNIINAISDGKTNIEAVQTRTTRQQLAIINVVVDVGGMDQLNELVRRIRQVEGVIEVRRAEPAAPDRG; this is translated from the coding sequence ATGAGTAACGCTTCGACCCTGGCGGCGCTGGATGAGCCGCTTCAGGCTCTCATCGAGCGAATCCGTGCGTACAACCCCCCGGTCGACACGGATCTCTTGGTGCGCGCTTACAACTTTGCGGCTGAGGCGCACGAGGGCCAGGTTCGCGATTCGGGGGAGTCGTTTTTCCAGCACCCGGTGGAGGTCGCCCGCATCCTGGCCGAACTCGAGGTGGACGTTGCCACCGTGGCGGCAGGGCTCTTGCATGACGTGCTGGAGGACACGCCGGTCACGGTGGAAGAGCTCGAGAAGGCCTTTACCCCCGAGATCGCCCGGCTCGTAGACGGCGTCACCAAGCTCAGCAAGATCCCATTTCAATCCCGCGAGGCCCAGCAGGCCGAAAACCTCCGAAAGATGTTTTTGGCCATGGCGGAGGACCTGCGCGTGGTGCTCATCAAGCTTGCCGACCGCCTCCACAACATGCGGACGCTTCGCCACCTCCCGCCCGAGCGGCAGCGCAAGGTGGCACGGGAGACCCTGGAGATCTACGCGCCGCTCGCCCACCGGCTCGGGATCTGGCAGCTCAAGTGGGAGATGGAAGACCTGGCCCTTCGCTACCTCGATCCCACGGCCTACTACCAGCTCGTGCAGGCGGTGGCCAAGAAGCGTACCGAGCGCGAGGGCGAACTGGAAGAGGTCATGGAGATCCTGCGGGCCAGGCTTGCGGAGATGGGCATCACCGGCCGGGTTCAGGGGCGGCCGAAGCACTTTTACTCGATCTACCAGAAGATGCGCACCCAGAACCGCTCGCTGGACGAGATCTACGACCTGATGGCCGTGCGCGTCCTCGTGGACGACGTGAAAGCATGCTACGCGGTGCTGGGCATGGTGCACAGCCTCTGGAAGCCCATCCCGGGCCGCTTCAAGGACTTCATCGCCATGCCCAAGTCGAACCTCTACCAGTCGCTGCATACGAGCGTCATCGGGCCGCGCGGCGAGCCCCTGGAGGTACAGATCCGCACGCAGCAGATGCACGACGTGGCCGAGCGCGGCATCGCTGCCCACTGGCTGTACAAGGAGAAGCGGTCGGCCACGGCGTTCGACGCCAAGGTGGCGTGGCTGCGCCAGGTTATGGAATGGCTGCGGGAGATGAAAGACCCGCACGAGTTCATGGAGACGCTCAAGATCGACCTGTTCGAGGACGAGGTCTTCGTCTTCACCCCGAAAGGCGACGTGAAGAACCTGCCGGCGGGCGCCACCCCTGTGGACTTCGCGTTCTCGGTGCACACCGACATCGGGCTGCACTGCGCCGGCGCCAAGGTGAACGGCCGGCTCACTTCCCTGGATTACCGGCTCAAGAACGGCGAGATCGTCGAGATCATCACCGCCAAGCACGCTCAGCCGAGCCAGGACTGGCTGAACTTCGTCAAGACCTCCAAGGCGAGGAGCAAGATCCGCAGCTTCCTCAAGGAGGCCCGACGCGAGCAGAGTGTTGAACGAGGCCGCCAACTTCTGGAGCGGGAGGCCCGGCGGTACGGCATCGACCTGGCGGAGGCTTCGCGCAACGACGGGATCCCGCAGCTCGCTCGCCGCTACGGGCTCGCCACCCCGGAAGACCTTTACTCCGCCATCGGCTTCGGGCGCATCTCGCCGGTGCACGCCCTGGGCCGGCTGGTGGGGCGGGAGGAGCTCCTCGCGCGGCTGCGCCAGAAGCGGCTGGAAAGCGCCGGCCGCCTCTCCCGCACGACGCCGGCATCGGTGGGCGTTACGGTGGAGGGCGCCGATAATCTGCTGATCCGCTTTTCCAAGTGCTGCAGCCCCGTGCCCGGGGACGCCATCGTGGGGTACGTGACGCGGGGGCGGGGCATTTCGGTGCACCGCGCCGACTGCCCCAACGTTCAGTCTGCCCTGGAAGACCCCGAGCGCCGGGTCGAGGTGCGCTGGAACAGGGTGCCGGGCGCCGTCTACCCGGTTGACCTGCACATCGAAGCCCACGACCGGGTGAATCTGCTCTCCAACATCATCAACGCGATCTCGGACGGCAAGACCAACATCGAGGCCGTGCAAACCCGGACGACCCGCCAGCAGCTGGCCATCATCAACGTGGTGGTGGACGTCGGCGGGATGGACCAGCTCAACGAACTGGTGCGCCGCATCCGCCAGGTGGAAGGCGTCATCGAGGTACGCCGGGCCGAACCCGCGGCGCCTGACCGCGGCTGA
- a CDS encoding AarF/ABC1/UbiB kinase family protein: MVRPGIRLIGRRVRHLRRYREVAEVLARHGFAVFLDSLGLRGLLPRRCRRAEGPGGPVHLREALEELGPTFIKLGQVLSLRADLLPHDYVEELSRLQDRVPPQPFELSRTLIEQELGAPLSQLFRTIDAEPLASASLGQVYAAQLPGGEPVVVKVLRAGVEEQVRTDLEIIRDLARLASDHLGKIRVDPVALADEFARIMRREMDYRVEARQILRFRRNFRGDRRIHIPRVYLDRSTARVLTMERLTGAKVTDLSRLDAMGINRRRLARSGAEIFLKMVLVDHYFHADPHPGNLLVEPGGRLGVLDFGMVASLSRETTEHLASTFLSVVRQDTRGAVRSMRRMGIVPSDVDLPALERDIADLIARNYGRPISELSLSEMVADSMEVVARHRLQLPAELLLLARALALLDGLGRMLDPSFNALEVALPFARRLVLRRLDLRRQAFLFLESVQEVAEVVRTLPERVDRLLEMAQAGRIGAGQRGPVESEWQLRRIERAANRVALAFLAAGLGIAGGLLWNEPAGPLVAGVPVVAAAAVAGSMVAAVTLAWAIWRSGRL; this comes from the coding sequence GTGGTGCGGCCCGGGATACGCCTCATCGGGCGGCGGGTGCGGCACCTCCGGCGTTACCGCGAGGTTGCGGAGGTGCTGGCTCGCCACGGCTTCGCGGTCTTCCTCGACTCGCTGGGGCTTCGGGGGCTGCTCCCCAGGAGGTGCCGCCGGGCCGAGGGTCCCGGCGGGCCCGTCCACCTTCGCGAGGCGCTGGAGGAGCTCGGCCCGACGTTCATCAAGCTGGGCCAGGTACTGAGCCTGCGGGCCGATCTGCTGCCACACGACTACGTCGAGGAACTCTCGCGCTTGCAGGACCGCGTCCCGCCCCAGCCCTTCGAGCTGAGCCGCACCCTCATCGAGCAGGAACTGGGCGCGCCGCTTTCCCAGCTCTTCCGCACCATCGATGCGGAACCCCTGGCGTCCGCCTCGCTGGGCCAGGTGTACGCGGCACAGCTGCCAGGCGGCGAGCCGGTGGTCGTGAAGGTGCTGAGAGCCGGTGTCGAGGAGCAGGTACGCACCGACCTGGAGATCATCCGGGACCTGGCGCGCCTCGCTTCCGACCATCTCGGGAAGATCCGCGTGGACCCGGTCGCGCTGGCCGACGAGTTTGCCCGGATCATGCGCCGGGAGATGGACTACCGGGTGGAGGCCCGCCAGATCCTGCGCTTCCGGCGCAACTTCCGCGGCGACCGGCGTATCCACATCCCCCGCGTCTACCTCGACCGGAGCACGGCGCGGGTGTTGACCATGGAGCGCCTGACCGGTGCCAAGGTCACCGACCTCTCCCGCCTGGACGCGATGGGTATCAACCGCCGGAGGCTTGCCAGAAGCGGCGCCGAGATCTTCCTCAAGATGGTGCTGGTTGACCACTACTTCCATGCGGATCCTCACCCCGGAAACCTGCTGGTGGAGCCCGGCGGGAGGCTGGGCGTTCTGGACTTCGGCATGGTCGCAAGCCTGAGCCGGGAGACAACCGAGCACCTCGCCAGTACATTCCTCTCGGTAGTGCGGCAGGACACCCGTGGCGCGGTGCGCAGCATGAGGCGCATGGGGATCGTGCCTTCCGACGTTGACCTGCCCGCCCTGGAACGGGACATCGCGGATCTGATCGCCCGCAACTACGGCCGCCCCATTTCCGAGCTGTCACTTTCCGAGATGGTCGCCGACTCGATGGAGGTCGTGGCCAGACACAGGTTGCAACTGCCCGCCGAACTGCTCCTGCTTGCCCGGGCGCTGGCCCTTTTGGACGGCCTCGGGCGCATGCTCGACCCGTCCTTCAACGCCCTGGAGGTGGCGCTTCCGTTTGCCAGGCGGCTGGTGCTGCGGCGGCTCGATCTGCGCCGGCAGGCCTTTCTCTTTTTGGAAAGCGTGCAGGAGGTTGCCGAGGTGGTCCGTACCCTTCCGGAGAGGGTGGATCGCCTTCTGGAGATGGCACAGGCCGGGCGGATCGGGGCGGGGCAGCGAGGCCCGGTTGAGAGTGAATGGCAGCTTCGCCGTATCGAGCGGGCCGCCAACCGGGTGGCGCTCGCGTTTCTCGCTGCAGGCCTGGGGATAGCGGGCGGCCTGCTGTGGAACGAGCCCGCCGGCCCTCTCGTTGCAGGCGTACCGGTGGTCGCGGCCGCTGCGGTGGCCGGGTCCATGGTGGCGGCCGTGACTCTCGCCTGGGCGATCTGGCGCTCGGGGCGGCTGTAG
- the dtd gene encoding D-aminoacyl-tRNA deacylase, whose product MRAIVERVRGARVEAGGRPVASIERGLLVFVAVERGDGRAQAEYMAEKLAHLRVFQDGQGKLNDSVLQAQGQVLLISNFTVVGDASRGRRPSFDRAAPAQEALVVFEALRSALEARGVPVAVGSFGDHMEVFSVCDGPVTLVVETPRLDS is encoded by the coding sequence ATGCGGGCTATAGTGGAACGGGTGCGGGGTGCACGGGTTGAGGCCGGAGGTCGTCCGGTCGCTTCCATCGAACGGGGCCTTCTTGTTTTCGTGGCCGTGGAACGCGGCGATGGCCGCGCGCAGGCCGAGTACATGGCCGAAAAGCTCGCCCACCTCCGGGTCTTCCAGGACGGCCAGGGAAAACTGAACGATTCGGTGCTGCAGGCGCAGGGGCAGGTCCTGCTCATCTCCAATTTCACCGTCGTCGGGGACGCAAGCCGCGGGCGCCGTCCGAGCTTCGACAGGGCGGCCCCCGCGCAAGAGGCGCTGGTGGTGTTTGAGGCCCTCCGGTCGGCCCTGGAGGCCAGGGGTGTGCCGGTAGCCGTCGGAAGCTTCGGCGATCACATGGAAGTCTTCTCGGTATGTGATGGGCCGGTCACGCTGGTGGTGGAAACTCCCCGGCTGGACTCGTGA
- a CDS encoding peptidylprolyl isomerase: protein MRSHMKWIIVAVAVAFAVTLMYVGVPVFFRSEQPAEAAIARVNGDTIGNLAFQRAFLEQLRTYEQTQGAVRPTDIEQIKYQALSDLINARLILQAARDEGIRVGRREVDERINQIRDSFPSRAAYERELQVRNMTESDLRKAVEESLMAEKLQEKLATRFEVTDEEVARAYEQVKVRQILVRPERETDAAWKAAKDRADRIYRQLKGGADFAQLARKESEDETSAANGGDLGFVGHGELPDAVDRIAFSLAVGGLSEPVKSELGYHIIQVLERKEPTGKEFEEAKKDLAEQIRREKADQNFAQWFSDLRQSATVSILDPQLAARDALARGDAEEALSLYKQALEKNPDDAYIHYGVGVTLLRLKKADEALASFKKATDLAPSDPVLHLALGNAYQQKGDKERAAAAFRKASDLAPMDMQMHLTLYMLYSSMGLKNDAAHEEQEIEKIQKVLEEQRRAQEDFLKKLQQQSQQQSQQQSQPQQQSQAQPQQEPAQQPKR, encoded by the coding sequence ATGCGCTCCCATATGAAATGGATCATCGTTGCCGTGGCCGTCGCCTTTGCCGTTACGCTCATGTACGTGGGCGTCCCGGTCTTTTTCCGAAGCGAGCAGCCGGCCGAGGCGGCCATCGCGCGGGTCAACGGCGACACTATCGGCAACCTTGCGTTCCAGCGCGCCTTCCTCGAGCAGCTTCGCACCTACGAGCAGACGCAGGGTGCCGTTCGCCCCACCGATATCGAGCAGATCAAGTACCAGGCCTTGAGCGACCTGATCAACGCCCGCCTCATCCTGCAGGCTGCCCGAGACGAGGGTATCAGGGTCGGCCGCCGCGAGGTGGACGAGCGCATCAACCAGATTCGCGACTCGTTCCCCTCCCGGGCCGCGTACGAGCGCGAGCTTCAGGTCCGCAACATGACGGAGAGCGACCTGCGCAAGGCGGTTGAGGAGAGTCTCATGGCGGAGAAGCTCCAGGAGAAGCTGGCGACCCGCTTTGAGGTCACCGACGAAGAGGTCGCGCGGGCATACGAGCAGGTAAAGGTGCGCCAGATCCTGGTGCGGCCCGAGAGGGAGACGGACGCCGCCTGGAAGGCGGCCAAGGACCGGGCCGACCGGATCTACCGGCAGCTCAAGGGCGGCGCCGACTTCGCGCAACTTGCCCGCAAGGAGTCGGAAGACGAGACCTCGGCCGCCAACGGCGGGGATCTGGGGTTCGTGGGTCACGGGGAGCTGCCGGACGCGGTGGACAGGATTGCGTTTTCGCTTGCGGTCGGCGGGCTCTCCGAACCGGTGAAAAGCGAATTGGGCTACCACATCATCCAGGTGCTGGAGCGGAAGGAGCCCACGGGCAAGGAGTTCGAGGAGGCCAAGAAGGATCTCGCCGAGCAGATTAGGCGGGAGAAGGCGGACCAGAATTTCGCCCAGTGGTTCTCCGACCTCAGGCAAAGCGCTACCGTCTCCATCCTGGACCCGCAACTCGCCGCCCGGGACGCGCTGGCGCGGGGCGACGCCGAAGAGGCGCTTTCGCTCTACAAACAGGCGCTCGAAAAGAACCCTGACGACGCCTACATCCACTACGGCGTCGGCGTGACGCTGTTGCGCCTCAAGAAGGCGGACGAAGCCCTGGCGTCGTTCAAGAAGGCGACGGATCTGGCCCCAAGCGATCCGGTGCTGCACCTGGCCCTGGGGAATGCGTACCAGCAGAAGGGCGACAAGGAGAGGGCCGCGGCAGCCTTCCGCAAGGCGTCGGACCTTGCACCCATGGACATGCAGATGCACCTGACGCTGTACATGCTCTACTCGAGCATGGGGCTGAAGAATGACGCGGCCCACGAGGAGCAGGAGATCGAGAAGATCCAGAAGGTCCTGGAGGAGCAGCGGCGGGCCCAGGAGGACTTCCTGAAGAAGCTTCAGCAGCAATCCCAGCAGCAGTCGCAACAGCAGTCCCAACCGCAGCAGCAGTCGCAGGCACAGCCGCAGCAGGAGCCTGCGCAGCAGCCGAAGCGATAG
- the hisS gene encoding histidine--tRNA ligase encodes MEIKAPRGTEDVLPGRSEAWSRLEAITRQVMASYGYREIRTPIFEHTELFSRGVGEATDVVEKEMYTFTDRSGRSITLRPEGTAPVARSYIEHGMRLWPQPVKVFYIGPMFRYERPQAGRLRQHYQIGAEALGSEDPALDAEAIMLPIEIFRRLGLSRFEVHLNSIGCPRCRPAYRERLVGFLRPRAHLLCESCRRRLERSPLRVLDCKVPACREVTNDAPASYDYLCGDCRAHLDTLRGHLGALGVLYVLDPRLVRGFDYYTRTVFEVLSESLGAQNAVAGGGRYDGLVETLGGPPTPGVGFASGMERALLAAGESGALGADEGWLDVFVAQSDPDRRGEALRLVYQLRGRGLRVDTDYHNRSLKAQLKSADRAGARVAVIVGGEEAPPGGTDGAAYVIRDLRTGDQVKADPESIVEAAARWAKNAKES; translated from the coding sequence ATGGAGATCAAGGCTCCGCGCGGCACGGAGGACGTGCTGCCCGGGAGAAGCGAGGCATGGAGCCGGCTGGAGGCCATCACCCGGCAGGTGATGGCCTCCTACGGATACCGGGAGATCCGAACCCCGATCTTCGAGCACACCGAACTCTTCAGCCGGGGCGTCGGTGAAGCCACCGACGTGGTTGAGAAGGAGATGTACACCTTCACTGACCGCTCGGGGCGGAGCATCACCCTGCGCCCGGAAGGGACGGCTCCGGTGGCCCGCTCCTACATCGAGCACGGCATGAGGCTGTGGCCGCAGCCCGTGAAGGTCTTCTACATCGGGCCGATGTTTCGTTACGAGCGCCCGCAGGCGGGGAGGCTGCGCCAGCACTACCAGATCGGGGCGGAGGCGCTGGGTTCGGAGGACCCGGCTCTCGACGCCGAGGCCATCATGCTGCCCATCGAGATCTTCCGCAGGTTGGGGTTGAGCCGCTTCGAGGTGCACCTCAACAGCATTGGCTGCCCCCGCTGCCGCCCGGCGTACCGGGAGAGGCTCGTCGGCTTTCTCCGGCCGCGGGCGCACTTGCTTTGCGAAAGCTGCCGGCGCCGGCTGGAGCGCAGCCCGCTGCGGGTGCTCGACTGCAAGGTGCCGGCGTGCCGCGAAGTGACGAACGACGCTCCGGCCTCGTACGACTACCTGTGCGGCGACTGCCGGGCGCACCTCGACACCCTTCGCGGGCATCTGGGAGCTTTGGGGGTCTTGTACGTCCTGGACCCACGCCTGGTACGGGGTTTCGATTACTACACCCGAACGGTGTTCGAAGTCCTGTCGGAGAGCCTCGGCGCCCAGAACGCGGTGGCCGGCGGCGGGCGCTACGACGGGCTGGTGGAGACCCTGGGCGGCCCGCCGACGCCTGGGGTGGGTTTTGCGTCGGGGATGGAGCGGGCGCTTTTGGCCGCCGGTGAATCCGGCGCCCTCGGTGCGGACGAGGGGTGGCTGGACGTGTTCGTCGCGCAATCCGACCCGGATCGCCGCGGCGAGGCGCTGAGGCTCGTCTACCAGCTGCGCGGCCGCGGGCTTCGGGTGGACACCGACTACCACAACCGGAGCCTCAAGGCGCAGCTCAAGTCGGCGGACCGCGCCGGGGCGCGGGTGGCCGTCATCGTTGGCGGCGAGGAGGCCCCGCCGGG